From Segatella copri, the proteins below share one genomic window:
- a CDS encoding inositol-3-phosphate synthase has translation MEKMNVKPAEGKLGILVVGCGAVATTFMTGVFMTRKGLAKPVGSMTQYDKIRVGKGADKKYLHYKDIVPLADLNDIVFGTWDVYPQNAYQAAMYAEVLKEKDINPVREELEKVVPMKAAFDKNYAKRLDGDNVKDCKTRWEMVEALRQDIRDFKEKNGCARIVVIWAASTEIYVPVDMEIHGTLAALEAAMKADDRQHVAPSMCYAYAALTEGAPFIMGAPNTTVDIPAMWELAEKTKMPIAGKDFKTGQTLVKSGFAPIIGTRCLGLNGWFSTNILGNRDGLVLDEPANFHTKEVSKLSTLETILKPEAQPDLYGHGNDEDTQYYHKVRINYYPPRNDNKEGWDNIDIFGWMGYPMQIKINFLCRDSILAAPLLLDLTLLSDLAARAGRFGIQRFLSFFLKAPMHDYTKGEEPVNHLYQQYTMLKNAIREMGGYEADEEID, from the coding sequence ATGGAAAAAATGAATGTTAAACCAGCAGAAGGTAAGCTGGGAATCTTGGTTGTTGGTTGTGGCGCAGTAGCTACTACCTTCATGACCGGTGTTTTCATGACTCGTAAGGGACTTGCTAAGCCAGTAGGTTCAATGACTCAGTACGACAAGATTCGTGTTGGCAAGGGTGCAGACAAGAAATATTTGCACTATAAGGACATCGTTCCTCTTGCAGACCTTAATGATATCGTATTCGGTACTTGGGATGTTTATCCGCAGAATGCTTATCAGGCAGCTATGTATGCTGAGGTATTGAAGGAGAAAGATATCAATCCTGTACGCGAGGAGTTGGAGAAGGTAGTACCAATGAAGGCTGCTTTCGACAAGAACTATGCAAAGCGTCTTGATGGCGATAATGTGAAGGATTGCAAGACCCGCTGGGAGATGGTAGAGGCTCTTCGTCAGGATATCCGCGACTTCAAGGAGAAGAACGGTTGTGCCCGTATCGTTGTTATCTGGGCAGCATCTACCGAAATCTACGTTCCTGTAGATATGGAGATTCATGGTACATTGGCAGCACTTGAGGCTGCAATGAAGGCTGACGACCGCCAGCATGTAGCTCCATCCATGTGCTACGCTTATGCTGCTTTGACAGAGGGTGCTCCTTTCATCATGGGTGCTCCTAATACAACTGTTGATATTCCTGCTATGTGGGAACTCGCAGAGAAGACCAAAATGCCTATCGCCGGTAAGGACTTCAAGACAGGCCAGACTCTTGTCAAGAGTGGCTTCGCTCCTATAATCGGTACCCGTTGTCTCGGCTTGAATGGCTGGTTCTCTACCAATATTCTCGGCAATCGTGATGGTCTCGTTCTCGATGAACCAGCTAATTTCCATACCAAAGAGGTTAGTAAACTCTCTACTCTTGAGACAATCCTGAAACCGGAAGCTCAGCCAGATCTCTATGGTCATGGTAACGATGAAGATACTCAGTACTATCACAAGGTACGTATCAACTATTATCCACCTCGTAACGATAACAAGGAGGGTTGGGATAATATCGATATCTTCGGCTGGATGGGTTACCCAATGCAGATTAAGATTAACTTCCTCTGCCGTGACTCTATCCTTGCTGCTCCATTGCTGCTCGACCTTACATTGTTGAGCGATCTTGCAGCTCGTGCAGGCCGTTTCGGAATCCAGCGTTTCTTGAGTTTCTTCCTCAAGGCACCTATGCACGATTATACTAAGGGTGAAGAGCCTGTGAACCATCTCTACCAGCAGTACACGATGCTGAAGAATGCTATCCGTGAGATGGGTGGTTACGAGGCCGATGAGGAAATCGACTAA
- a CDS encoding site-specific integrase yields MDRCIKYFEDHCYTENRISVYKCLWRKGIVHYMSAHDIENYSPSIGEEFLSTCHHYGEIRHQEREMIRSIQVLDDMLSLGLIRKRCFTPVFHTLDGKIGMEMEKLIIHLTSLRRSLVTINDYRLYLSEFLTHLNLSGVNSVSEIADKHILSFVSSHPTNKVNIVSALRVLFRFWKAEHIVDGRFDGLFDTYKLRKKERIPSFYTAAEVNIVENSVNRSSGVGKRNYAMLLLASRLGLRASDIANLQFSNIDWDNNVLTLVMHKTGKVIELPLLADVGNAIIDYLQHGRPQTVSQNVFLSCKAPYVPATKSMVCSAINNIICKSGIDVSAKHHGPHSLRHSLASVMLEKGTTLPVISESLGHRSTETTLTYLKIDIKSLIECAIPVPPVPDAFYKQRGGAFYG; encoded by the coding sequence ATGGATCGATGCATCAAGTACTTTGAAGACCATTGTTACACAGAGAATAGAATATCTGTGTATAAATGTCTATGGCGTAAAGGCATCGTCCACTACATGTCGGCTCACGACATTGAGAATTATTCCCCTTCTATTGGTGAAGAGTTCCTGTCAACCTGTCATCATTATGGTGAGATTCGTCACCAGGAGCGTGAAATGATTCGCAGTATTCAAGTCCTTGACGATATGCTTTCGTTAGGGCTTATACGTAAGCGTTGTTTCACTCCTGTTTTCCATACCCTCGATGGGAAGATTGGCATGGAGATGGAAAAACTCATCATCCATCTTACTTCTCTTCGTAGAAGTCTGGTGACTATAAATGACTATCGTTTGTATCTAAGCGAGTTCTTAACTCATCTCAATCTCAGTGGTGTCAACAGTGTGTCCGAGATTGCGGATAAACACATCTTGTCGTTTGTCTCGTCCCATCCGACCAACAAGGTAAACATAGTTTCTGCCCTGCGTGTCCTCTTTCGTTTCTGGAAAGCGGAGCATATTGTAGATGGAAGGTTTGATGGTCTGTTTGACACATATAAGCTGCGCAAGAAAGAGCGTATTCCTTCGTTTTACACAGCAGCAGAGGTAAATATAGTAGAGAACTCCGTGAATAGAAGCAGCGGCGTTGGCAAGAGAAACTATGCAATGTTATTACTTGCATCACGTTTGGGGTTGCGAGCTTCGGACATAGCCAACCTACAGTTCTCTAATATAGACTGGGACAACAATGTACTAACCCTTGTGATGCATAAGACCGGAAAGGTCATAGAGTTGCCATTGCTTGCGGATGTTGGTAATGCCATCATAGATTACTTGCAGCATGGAAGACCTCAGACAGTTTCACAGAATGTATTTCTTTCTTGCAAGGCACCTTATGTGCCAGCAACCAAAAGTATGGTATGCTCTGCAATAAACAACATCATCTGTAAATCCGGAATAGATGTATCGGCCAAGCATCATGGTCCACATTCTCTACGTCATTCTCTTGCAAGCGTCATGCTTGAGAAAGGCACGACGTTACCTGTCATATCCGAATCGCTAGGGCATCGCAGTACGGAAACAACTCTCACTTATCTTAAGATTGACATAAAGTCTTTGATAGAGTGTGCCATTCCTGTACCGCCAGTTCCAGATGCCTTTTACAAACAGAGAGGAGGTGCGTTCTATGGCTGA
- a CDS encoding site-specific integrase — protein MTTTTDFAKHLSRFLVEYLPHERNVSPNTISSYRDAFVQFIDFMKDIKGITVEKLQLKHLTRVSVTEYLEWLLNKRKCSAATRNYRLAAIHSFCHYLQYSVIEMIEEWQKILTIKAIKTSGTTLNYLTIEGIKLLLAQPDTSTWRGRRNLALLSLMYDTGARVSEIADLTVDSVRITHEPYTIRLFGKGRKARIVPLVKEQVSILCEYMEENHLNDCNKAASPLFYNGRNEKLTREGITYILCTYANMARKVSPELIPQRISCHSIRHSRAMHLLQAGVNLIYIRDLLGHVSIQTTDIYARADSKAKREAFEKAYTDLTPNREADKSWENNKNLRDWLRGLKK, from the coding sequence ATGACTACGACGACTGACTTTGCCAAACATTTAAGCCGCTTTCTGGTAGAATACCTGCCTCATGAGCGTAATGTAAGCCCTAACACCATATCCTCCTATAGAGATGCATTTGTACAATTTATTGACTTCATGAAAGATATTAAAGGAATCACAGTTGAAAAATTGCAATTGAAACATCTCACGAGAGTAAGTGTAACCGAGTATCTCGAATGGCTACTTAACAAGCGAAAATGCTCTGCAGCGACACGTAACTATCGGCTTGCTGCCATTCATTCTTTTTGTCATTACTTGCAATATAGCGTCATAGAAATGATAGAAGAATGGCAAAAGATCCTAACTATTAAAGCCATAAAAACATCAGGGACAACACTTAACTACCTGACAATAGAAGGTATCAAGTTGTTGCTGGCTCAGCCTGATACATCAACTTGGAGAGGCCGAAGAAATCTCGCTTTACTCTCACTAATGTATGATACGGGAGCAAGAGTCTCTGAAATAGCAGATCTTACTGTGGATAGTGTGCGCATAACCCATGAGCCATATACCATACGTCTGTTCGGAAAAGGACGCAAAGCACGAATAGTACCGCTTGTAAAGGAACAGGTGTCAATTCTATGTGAATATATGGAAGAGAATCATCTTAACGATTGCAACAAAGCTGCGTCTCCACTTTTCTATAATGGCAGAAATGAAAAGCTAACGCGTGAGGGTATCACATACATTCTTTGTACTTATGCAAACATGGCAAGGAAGGTGTCTCCAGAACTTATTCCGCAAAGGATTAGTTGTCACTCTATACGTCATAGTCGAGCTATGCATCTTCTACAGGCTGGAGTCAACCTTATTTATATTAGAGATTTGCTAGGACATGTCTCTATTCAAACAACGGACATTTATGCTCGTGCAGACTCTAAAGCAAAACGTGAGGCGTTCGAAAAGGCGTATACAGATCTCACACCTAACCGAGAGGCTGATAAATCTTGGGAAAACAATAAAAATCTCAGAGATTGGCTCAGAGGTCTGAAGAAATAG
- a CDS encoding tyrosine-type recombinase/integrase, with product MGRISRLYPKGRLRLRIPKMVQSGKKYPLYIEYNWHADSIRKSTGISVSVKEWNEKGYCGIGEIRATTDIDYKYYNHALHKRIEDIDVKIHKYYEMHQHITCDVIRSFLEDNDNALRPDEGKDFIEFAKELMEKRYEKGKIGFSTCKNGISYLNQFEEYLLLEHKGTYGEHKEFIYVSDISEDLLLDFRKYRLLAKKKATTVNKTLCPILQACEYACQLGYISHQLNVSLQDLYMKEEDRLDEEERNIKYLTEERLAELVSVYNTIEQPRRKEFLEMWLFAFHACGMRMVDVMTLRWKDIDFNKNFISKIQVKTRNRNTIPLSEPLIRILEKWKGRNKVFVFDLLPENFDINDHEAIYRRRNSWNNTINTSLRCISHDLKWNQDLTFHVSRHTWAVLALAHGAEISEISRLLGHASTGVTERVYAEFLPDNLATVVSKLGFCFIPDMNAKQKKVVSR from the coding sequence ATGGGAAGAATTTCAAGACTTTATCCGAAAGGACGATTGAGACTGCGTATACCAAAGATGGTGCAGTCTGGTAAAAAGTATCCATTGTATATAGAATACAATTGGCATGCTGATTCTATTCGTAAATCAACTGGTATAAGTGTGTCAGTAAAGGAATGGAATGAGAAAGGCTATTGCGGTATTGGTGAAATACGTGCCACGACTGATATTGACTATAAGTATTATAATCATGCTCTTCATAAGCGTATCGAAGACATAGATGTGAAGATACATAAGTATTATGAAATGCATCAACATATTACTTGTGATGTGATTCGATCTTTTCTCGAAGACAATGACAATGCTTTGCGACCTGATGAAGGAAAAGACTTCATAGAGTTTGCTAAAGAGTTGATGGAAAAACGTTATGAGAAAGGTAAGATAGGTTTCAGTACTTGCAAGAATGGTATTTCATATCTCAATCAGTTTGAGGAATACCTGTTGCTTGAACACAAAGGTACATATGGTGAGCATAAGGAATTCATTTATGTCTCAGATATTAGTGAAGACTTATTGCTTGACTTCCGTAAGTATCGACTCTTGGCAAAAAAGAAAGCAACAACAGTCAACAAGACTCTATGTCCGATTCTTCAGGCGTGTGAATATGCTTGTCAGTTAGGTTATATCTCTCATCAGCTTAATGTATCTCTCCAGGACTTGTATATGAAAGAAGAGGACCGGCTTGATGAAGAAGAGAGGAATATCAAGTATCTCACTGAAGAGAGACTTGCTGAGTTAGTTTCCGTTTATAATACCATCGAACAGCCTCGACGAAAAGAGTTTTTGGAGATGTGGCTGTTTGCCTTCCATGCTTGCGGTATGCGAATGGTTGATGTGATGACGCTCCGATGGAAAGACATTGATTTCAACAAGAATTTCATCAGTAAAATACAAGTCAAGACGAGAAACCGAAACACCATACCTTTGAGTGAACCACTCATTCGTATTCTTGAAAAATGGAAGGGTAGAAACAAAGTCTTTGTTTTTGATCTATTGCCAGAGAACTTCGATATAAATGACCATGAGGCGATATACCGTCGTAGAAATTCCTGGAATAATACCATCAATACTTCGCTTCGCTGTATATCTCATGATTTAAAATGGAATCAAGACTTGACTTTCCATGTATCAAGACACACCTGGGCAGTTTTAGCGCTTGCACACGGAGCTGAAATCAGTGAGATAAGCAGATTGTTAGGTCACGCTTCAACAGGCGTCACAGAGCGAGTTTATGCAGAATTCTTGCCAGACAACCTTGCGACTGTAGTAAGCAAACTTGGCTTCTGCTTCATTCCTGATATGAATGCCAAACAAAAGAAGGTGGTATCACGCTAA
- a CDS encoding tyrosine-type recombinase/integrase: MAEQFKYSSVLASYMNHLLDIKISAGISALRTRWILKEIDDFANAECLKDPHIKEVFFKKWRATRVADCDRTLYSKCSVWCQLTRLMCRCGCVCFIPRMPKQPKSDFTPYIFTKEQIGAIFSAADEYRLYDIRMGTALIAMPALLRLLYSTGMRISEALSIRNKHVHLDEGYIRLDKTKNGSERIVPLCESMKTVLTSYMEYRNNMPIKDIAAGNGFLFVKSDGTSIKANSVYQHLRKLLDTCGIPHKGNHHGPRVHDLRHTNAVHALVQMGHKGMDLYASLPILSTCLGHHSLKATEQYVRLTCNMYPELEEQCSEINAFVYPKICKAYDYDD, encoded by the coding sequence ATGGCTGAGCAATTTAAATATTCCAGCGTGTTAGCCTCATATATGAATCATCTTCTTGACATTAAAATATCTGCAGGAATCAGTGCGTTGCGTACCAGATGGATATTGAAAGAGATTGACGACTTTGCCAATGCAGAGTGCCTAAAGGATCCTCATATCAAAGAGGTGTTCTTCAAAAAGTGGAGAGCTACACGTGTGGCGGACTGTGACAGAACTTTATATTCCAAATGTTCCGTATGGTGTCAATTGACAAGACTGATGTGCAGGTGTGGCTGTGTATGCTTCATTCCACGAATGCCCAAGCAACCGAAGTCTGATTTTACTCCGTATATATTCACAAAGGAGCAGATTGGCGCAATCTTTTCTGCAGCGGACGAATATAGACTATATGACATACGCATGGGTACAGCTCTCATAGCCATGCCAGCTCTTCTTCGTTTACTATATAGTACAGGAATGCGTATATCTGAGGCTCTTTCCATCCGCAACAAACATGTTCATCTGGATGAAGGTTACATTCGCTTAGATAAAACCAAGAACGGAAGTGAAAGGATCGTACCTTTATGTGAGTCGATGAAGACGGTACTTACATCTTATATGGAGTATAGAAACAATATGCCCATCAAAGACATAGCTGCAGGAAATGGTTTTTTGTTTGTAAAATCGGACGGGACTAGCATCAAGGCTAATAGTGTATATCAGCATCTGCGCAAATTGCTGGACACATGCGGAATTCCCCATAAGGGGAATCATCATGGACCACGCGTTCACGACCTGCGACATACGAATGCAGTACATGCTCTTGTACAGATGGGGCACAAAGGAATGGACTTGTATGCCAGTTTGCCAATTCTCTCAACATGCCTGGGACATCACTCGCTGAAAGCGACAGAGCAGTATGTTCGCCTCACATGCAACATGTATCCAGAATTGGAAGAGCAATGTTCTGAAATCAACGCTTTTGTCTATCCAAAGATATGTAAAGCCTATGACTACGACGACTGA
- a CDS encoding DUF2795 domain-containing protein, whose protein sequence is MYWTLELASKLEDAPWPATKEELIDYATRSGAPLEVLENLQEIEDEGDVYESIEDIWPDYPSKDDFLWNDDEY, encoded by the coding sequence ATGTATTGGACACTTGAATTGGCTTCAAAGCTTGAAGATGCACCATGGCCTGCAACAAAAGAAGAGTTGATTGACTATGCAACTCGCTCTGGTGCGCCTCTAGAAGTTCTAGAGAATTTGCAGGAGATAGAAGACGAAGGCGATGTTTACGAAAGCATCGAAGACATCTGGCCAGATTATCCTTCAAAGGATGACTTCTTGTGGAATGATGACGAGTACTAA
- a CDS encoding argininosuccinate synthase: protein MANKKVVVAFSGGLDTSYTVMKLTQDGWDVYAACANTGGFSAEQLKTNEENAYKLGAKAYVTLDVTHEYYEKSLKYMIFGNVLRNNCYPISVSSERIFQAIAIARYAKEIGADAIAHGSTGAGNDQIRFDMTFLVMAPGVEIITLTRDKALSRKEEVDYLNEHGFFADFTKLKYSYNVGIWGTSICGGEILDPTQGLPEEAYLKHVTAKEEEAELKITFEKGEIVAVNGEKFDDKIAAIQKIEEIGASYAIGRDCNVGDTIIGIKGRVAFEAAAPKLIIEAHRLLEKSTLSKWQQYWKDQVGNWYGMFLHESQYLEPVMPDIEAMLTSSQRNVNGTAILKLRPYSFQTVGVDSPDDLTKSKLGEYGEMQHGWTAEDAKGFIKVSSTPLRVYYGMHPNEER, encoded by the coding sequence ATGGCAAATAAAAAAGTTGTAGTCGCTTTTAGCGGCGGTCTCGATACATCATACACAGTAATGAAGTTGACCCAGGATGGCTGGGATGTTTATGCAGCATGCGCTAACACAGGTGGTTTCTCTGCCGAGCAGTTGAAGACCAACGAGGAGAACGCATATAAGTTGGGCGCCAAGGCATACGTCACTCTCGATGTTACCCACGAATATTACGAGAAATCATTGAAATACATGATTTTCGGTAATGTGCTCCGCAACAACTGCTACCCTATTTCAGTATCTTCTGAGCGTATCTTCCAGGCTATCGCCATCGCTCGTTACGCCAAGGAGATTGGTGCTGACGCCATCGCTCACGGAAGTACAGGTGCCGGCAACGACCAGATTCGTTTCGACATGACCTTCCTGGTTATGGCTCCTGGTGTAGAGATCATCACATTGACTCGTGACAAGGCGCTTTCTCGTAAGGAGGAGGTTGATTATCTGAACGAGCACGGCTTCTTTGCAGACTTCACCAAGTTGAAGTATTCTTATAACGTAGGTATCTGGGGAACCAGTATCTGCGGCGGTGAGATTCTCGACCCAACCCAGGGTCTTCCTGAGGAGGCTTACCTGAAGCACGTTACTGCCAAGGAAGAAGAGGCTGAACTGAAGATTACCTTCGAGAAGGGTGAGATTGTGGCTGTCAACGGCGAGAAGTTTGATGATAAGATTGCTGCCATCCAGAAGATTGAGGAGATTGGTGCTTCTTACGCCATCGGTCGCGACTGCAACGTGGGTGACACCATCATCGGTATCAAGGGTCGTGTAGCTTTCGAGGCTGCGGCTCCTAAGCTCATCATCGAGGCTCACCGCCTGTTGGAGAAGAGCACATTGAGCAAGTGGCAGCAGTATTGGAAGGATCAGGTAGGCAACTGGTACGGAATGTTCCTCCACGAGAGTCAGTACCTGGAGCCAGTAATGCCGGATATCGAAGCGATGCTGACTTCTTCTCAGCGCAACGTAAACGGTACAGCTATCCTGAAACTCCGTCCATACAGTTTCCAGACTGTTGGTGTCGATTCACCAGACGATTTGACCAAGTCTAAGCTCGGTGAGTATGGTGAGATGCAGCACGGTTGGACAGCCGAGGATGCAAAGGGCTTCATCAAGGTAAGCTCTACCCCACTCCGTGTTTATTATGGTATGCACCCTAATGAGGAAAGATAA
- the argR gene encoding arginine repressor — protein sequence MKAKNSRLETLKMLISSQELSSQDQLLEALHKEGFKITQATLSRDLKLLKVAKAASSSGKYAYVLPNDTLYKRVSNHIPVSKMMVNTGFQSINFSGNMVVIKTRPGYASSIAYNIDNSDISQILGTIAGDDTIFLVKKKGTTEEEIINALAEVIPDVHHKYV from the coding sequence ATGAAGGCAAAGAATAGCAGATTGGAAACTTTGAAGATGCTTATATCAAGTCAGGAGTTGAGTTCGCAAGACCAACTTTTGGAGGCTCTTCACAAAGAAGGCTTTAAGATTACGCAAGCTACATTGAGCCGTGACTTAAAACTGCTCAAAGTAGCAAAGGCAGCATCTTCGAGTGGAAAATATGCGTATGTCCTGCCCAACGATACATTATATAAGAGAGTATCAAACCATATTCCAGTGAGCAAGATGATGGTGAATACCGGATTCCAATCAATCAACTTCTCCGGGAACATGGTCGTGATCAAAACACGTCCGGGATATGCAAGCAGCATTGCCTATAACATAGACAATAGTGATATTTCTCAAATTCTTGGAACCATCGCCGGTGACGACACGATCTTCCTGGTTAAAAAGAAAGGTACCACAGAAGAGGAAATCATCAATGCACTAGCAGAGGTAATTCCAGACGTTCACCATAAATATGTATAA
- a CDS encoding Bax inhibitor-1/YccA family protein has product MTEKEMYNLINSQNNQQSNGFAVNEKERGISGVFSALMRKVYTWMTLALLITGVTAYGVASSPTLLMTLMTSRGLLFGLIIAELALVFIITGALQRLSLTTATLLFIVYSVLNGAMLSSVFVVYTMTSIAKVFFITAGTFGAMAFYGYTTKKDLTSLGKILFMALIGLIIATIVNMFLKSSGFDYILSYAGVAIFVGLTAWDSQKIKQMLQTQYDMSEGAQKLALIGALTLYLDFINLFLYLLRIFGSSNKE; this is encoded by the coding sequence ATGACAGAAAAGGAAATGTACAATCTGATAAATAGTCAGAACAACCAGCAGAGCAATGGCTTTGCTGTTAATGAGAAAGAGCGAGGTATAAGCGGTGTTTTCTCTGCTTTGATGCGCAAAGTGTATACATGGATGACCTTAGCTCTCCTGATTACGGGTGTTACTGCCTATGGTGTGGCTAGCAGTCCTACCCTGCTGATGACCTTGATGACAAGCCGCGGCTTGCTCTTTGGCCTGATTATCGCAGAGCTCGCCCTGGTATTCATCATTACTGGTGCCCTACAGAGACTCTCCCTGACTACGGCCACCCTACTCTTCATCGTCTACTCGGTTTTGAATGGTGCCATGCTTTCATCCGTATTCGTAGTTTATACGATGACCAGTATTGCCAAGGTATTTTTTATTACAGCCGGCACATTTGGAGCAATGGCTTTCTATGGTTACACAACCAAGAAGGATTTGACCTCTTTAGGAAAAATACTCTTCATGGCGCTGATTGGTCTGATTATTGCTACCATAGTAAACATGTTCTTGAAGAGTTCGGGATTTGATTACATTTTGAGTTACGCCGGCGTAGCCATCTTCGTTGGCTTGACCGCTTGGGACAGTCAGAAAATCAAGCAGATGCTCCAGACACAATACGACATGAGCGAGGGCGCACAGAAACTGGCACTCATCGGAGCCTTGACCCTGTATCTCGATTTTATCAATCTCTTCCTCTACTTGCTCCGCATCTTCGGAAGCAGCAACAAGGAATAA
- a CDS encoding GNAT family N-acetyltransferase yields MEEAEVKVMVADESHIKYIDTILTTIAEAAKKRGSGIAKRSPEYVATKMREAKAVIALQGEKFAGFSYIETWGNKHYVTTSGLIVHPDFRGLGLAKRIKNLTFTLARQRWPHAKIFSLTSGSAVMKMNTQLGYLPVTFADLTDDESFWRGCEGCINVDVLHRTNRKYCICTAMLFDPEEHLPIKLPQEVIERIRKIDGPSAEI; encoded by the coding sequence ATGGAAGAAGCAGAAGTTAAAGTAATGGTGGCTGACGAAAGTCACATCAAGTACATCGACACCATTCTGACTACAATTGCAGAAGCTGCAAAGAAGCGTGGTTCTGGTATCGCCAAGCGTTCACCAGAGTATGTTGCCACCAAGATGCGCGAAGCCAAGGCGGTCATCGCACTCCAGGGCGAAAAGTTCGCAGGTTTCAGCTACATCGAAACATGGGGCAACAAGCACTATGTTACCACATCAGGTTTGATCGTTCACCCAGACTTCCGTGGTTTGGGATTGGCTAAGCGTATCAAGAACCTGACCTTTACGCTTGCCCGACAGCGATGGCCTCATGCCAAGATTTTCTCTTTGACATCCGGTTCGGCTGTCATGAAGATGAACACCCAGCTGGGTTATCTTCCTGTTACTTTCGCCGACCTGACCGATGATGAGTCATTCTGGCGTGGTTGCGAGGGTTGCATCAACGTGGATGTCCTCCATCGTACCAACCGCAAATACTGCATCTGCACCGCCATGCTCTTCGACCCAGAGGAGCATCTGCCTATCAAGCTTCCTCAGGAAGTGATTGAGAGAATCCGCAAGATTGACGGTCCTTCTGCAGAAATCTAA
- the argC gene encoding N-acetyl-gamma-glutamyl-phosphate reductase: protein MVKVGILGAAGYTGGELIRLLINHPEAEIVFANSESNAGNLVAEVHEGLYGETDLKFTAEMPFDQVDVIFFCFGHGKSEAFLKEHNVPENVKIIDLAQDFRLAPETVVATQQPTPAAHDFVYGLPEINESKIAVAQHVANPGCFATCIQLGLLPAAKMGLINSDVSVNAITGSTGAGQKPGATTHFSWRNNNMSIYKAFNHQHVPEIRESLKQTQGYLDAAIDFIPYRGDFARGIFATEVVKTDKPIEEIVAGYKEFYKDAKFTHYVDKAIDLKQVVNTNKCLVHVDKYGDKLLITSCIDNLLKGAVGQAVQNMNIMFGLDQTAGLKLKPSAF, encoded by the coding sequence ATGGTAAAAGTAGGTATTTTAGGAGCAGCTGGTTATACAGGAGGTGAGTTGATTCGCCTCCTTATCAACCATCCAGAGGCAGAGATTGTATTCGCCAACAGCGAGAGTAACGCCGGCAACCTGGTGGCTGAGGTTCACGAGGGATTGTATGGCGAGACCGACTTGAAGTTTACCGCCGAGATGCCTTTCGACCAGGTAGATGTTATCTTCTTCTGCTTCGGTCATGGCAAGAGCGAGGCGTTCCTAAAGGAGCACAATGTTCCGGAGAACGTGAAGATTATCGACTTGGCACAGGACTTCCGTCTGGCCCCAGAGACTGTGGTTGCCACCCAGCAGCCAACCCCAGCCGCTCACGATTTTGTATATGGTCTTCCAGAAATAAATGAATCAAAAATAGCCGTAGCTCAGCACGTGGCAAACCCAGGTTGTTTTGCAACCTGCATTCAACTTGGTTTGTTGCCTGCTGCTAAGATGGGCCTCATCAACAGCGATGTATCTGTCAACGCCATTACAGGCAGCACCGGCGCAGGTCAGAAGCCAGGCGCCACTACCCATTTCTCATGGCGCAACAACAACATGAGCATCTACAAGGCATTCAACCATCAGCACGTACCAGAGATTCGTGAGAGTCTGAAGCAGACACAGGGTTATCTCGATGCAGCCATCGACTTCATCCCTTACCGTGGCGACTTCGCCCGCGGTATCTTCGCTACAGAAGTGGTAAAGACCGACAAGCCTATCGAGGAAATCGTGGCAGGTTACAAGGAGTTCTACAAGGATGCCAAGTTTACTCACTATGTGGATAAGGCAATCGACCTGAAGCAGGTGGTGAATACCAACAAGTGCCTGGTTCATGTGGATAAGTATGGCGATAAGCTCCTGATTACTTCCTGCATCGACAATCTTCTGAAGGGTGCCGTAGGTCAGGCTGTTCAGAACATGAACATCATGTTTGGTCTCGACCAGACAGCAGGTTTGAAACTCAAGCCATCAGCATTTTAG